The window ACTCCCTCACCTTCCTGAGCCTGCTGCTCGTAACAGTGGTCCTATTTTTGATCACCCTGTTCCTCTTCCGCTCCTTCGTCTCCCACCGTCAGGAACTCGCACAGCGCTGGTCTGCTCGCGGTCAGGCCTCCATCAACGCGGGCCATCCCGATCAAGCCATCGTAGCCCTGCGCACTGCATTGTCCTACGCACCCGGCCGCCGCGACTACGAGCTTCTTCTCGCCCAGGCACTCGGCGACGCAGGCCACACCGAAGAGTCCTACAACTACTATCTCGGCCTCTGGGAGACCGAGCCCGGCAGCGGCATCATCAATCTCAGCCTCGCCCGCCTCGCTGCAAAGAAGAACGACCCGCAGACCGCCATCAACTACTACCGCGCCTCCATCTACGGCACCTGGGAGGGTGACGGCACGATGCGCCGACGCGAAGTTCGTCTTGAGCTGTCCCGATACCTCCTCGCCCAACACAACTTCGGCAGCGCTCGGACTGAGTTGCTCATCGCCGGCGGCAACGCCCCGGACGACACGACGGTAGCCCTCACCCTGGCTCCACTTCTTGAGCAGGCCAATGCTCCCCGCGACGCCCTCACCTACTACCAGAAGGTCCTTGCACAAGATCCAAAGAATCAAACCGCCCTCGAAGCCGCCGCTCGCCTCGAATACGACTTCGGCCACTTCGAAGATGCCCACCGCATGATGGAGCAAGCCATCCGCGAGCACAAATCGGATGACTCAAATCAGGAGCCCATCACAACCAGCGACAAGGAGATACTCGACAACGCATCGCGCATCCTCGCCATCGCCCCGTTGAAGAAGCTGCCGAACGATGAACGCGTTGCGCGCATCCTCAAAGCCCGTGACCTCGCAAAAAAACGTCTCGACGCGTGTAACACGACACTTTCAATCGCCAGCGGCTTACCTTCTCCGCTCCAGGACCTCCGCGCAAAATGGACGAGCAAGGAAGCAACACTGAACCGCGCCGACCTTCTCAACGACCCAGCCGGGCAGGACACAACCATGTTGCTCGTCTTCGACACCGAAACTCAGACCGCAAAGATCTGTGGCGCACCTACGGGCGACGACGCGCTCCTGCTCCTCCTTGCCCGCACGCCCAAAGCGTTGGAACCATAACGAATGCAAAATCCTTTCACCAAGGCTGAAAGCGAGCCCACCGCCCCCGACATTCTCAAAGATGAGATGATTGCCCGCATCGCGCCCGGCCGCGAAGAGCGCATCTTCCTTCTACTCTCCATCTTCATCGGCATCGTCTCCGGCCTGCTGGTTGTCTCCTTCCGCATGGCAATCGAATGGCTCAGCGTTCTCCTGTTAGGCTCTTCGCCAAACCCGCACCAACCCCGTCTCCTCTTCATCCCCGCGGCCGCCGGCCTGGTCATCGCGCTCCTCACCCGCTATGTCTTTCCTAACGTCCGCGGCAGCGGCATCAACCAGACGAAAGCCGCACTCTACATCCATAACGGCTACATCTCCTTCCGCACTGTCATCGGCAAGTTCCTCCTCTCTGCCCTGGCTATCGGCAGCGGCCACTCTCTCGGCCCCGAAGATCCATCCCTCCAGATCGGTGCCGGAGTCGCCTCTCTCATCAGCCGCCGCTTCGGCATGTCGAAAGAGAAGCTCCGCATCTTCGCCCCCATCGGAGCTGCCGCTGGCCTCGCCGCCGCCTTCAACGCTCCCATCTCCGCCATCCTCTTTGTCATCGAAGAGGTCATCGGTCAATGGAGCGCCGCCGTCCTCGGCTCCATCGTTCTCTCTGCCATCTCCAGCGTCGTCGTCGCCCGCTCCTTCTGGGGAGCGCAGCCGATGTTCCGCATCCCCGTCGTCGACCTCCGCGACTCCCGCGAACTCCTCGCCTACGCTGCACTCGGAGTCGTCGGCGGATTTGCATCTCTCCTCTTCGCCAAATCCCTCAGCTACCTCCGTCCCAAACTCCGCAGCCAACCGCCATGGTCGCAACTCCTCCAACCCGCAGCCGCAGGTCTGATCGTCGGAGCCATCGGCTACTTCGGTCTCACTCAAGTTATGGGGGCCGGTTACGACGCCATCGATCAGGCCATGCACTCCCAGTTCACCTGGCGCATGCTCCTCATCCTCGCTCTCTTCAAAATCATCGCCACCACGCTCTCCTTCTCCAGCGGCACCCCCGGCGGCATGTTCGCCCCCACGCTCTTCATCGGAGCCATGCTCGGCGCTGCAGTCGGTACCTTCGAAAAGATCTACTTCCCCCACCTAACCGGCACCACCGGCTCCTACGCGCTTGTTGGCATGGGAGTCCTCTTCGCCGCTTTCCTGCGCGCTCCGCTCACCTCCGTCTTCATGGTGCTTGAGGTCAGCGGCAACTACTCCATCGTCCTTCCCGTCATCCTCGCCAACACCATCGCCTACCTCATCTCGCGCGTCCTCCAGCCCGTTCCCATCCTCGAACAGTTCACCCACCAGGATGGTCTCTATCTCCCCTCCATGGAGGAGCTCCGCGAAGAGAGTAATCTCCACCTCGAAGACGCCATCCGGCCCGTCACCGTGCCGATCCTGCAAGGCGGCGACACCATCGCCAACACAATCCACACGCTCGCCCAATTCGAAGACTCAAAATCCATCCCAGTCTTCCTCATCCAATGCCACGACGGCCTCTGGTACGCAGCAAGAAGGGAAGAGCTGGAATCCCTGTCATCGATAGCCACCCCAGACTCACAAGAAGCTCAAGCCGACCCCAACGATGCACCAACCGCGCCATCGGAGATCACACTAGCCGAACACCTGGGCCATGAACGCACCCCCGTCCTATTCCCCGACCTCCCACTCGCAAGCGCTCTCCCCCACTTTCAACGCTGGCCTCTACTGCCCATCACCAACCGAGCAATGCGCGGCTCCCTCGAAGGCGCAGTGTCCTTACACGACGTCCTCACCCGCTATCAAAAGCACTAATTTGCAATAGTAGGAGTTACAAATAAATCCCTAGGTCCCTTAGGACGAAAGCAGAAATGCTCTCATCCTGACCCTGAGTCTGTCGAAGGGTCAGAACCCTCCGCATTCGTTCGAAGCGCCACAAGAGCCGGATGACCTATTTCCGCTGCTGAGCTGCTTGCGGGGTGGCCCGTCCTTTGCAGTCTCATCGCAAAGGACGGGTTATTCGCCCCACGCGCGAACCGCTCTCTTATACCCAGCCATACATCCCAATCAGAAAAAACACTACCGAGCAGCCAACTCCCGCTCCAACTGCTCCCGCAACTTCGGCTCCAGATTCCCCCCACTCAAAATCACCGCCACTTTCTTCACCTTCGGCAGCTCCTCCGCATGAAACAGCGCTGCCGCCAACGTCACCGCCCCACTCGGCTCCGGCACCAGCTTCGTCACGCTAAGCATCACCCGCATCGCCGCAAGAATCTCCTCCTCCGACACCGTCGCAATCCCATCGACATACTTCATTACATGCGCAAAGTTCAACACCCCCATACTCTGCGTCCGCAATCCATCCCCAATCGTCCGAGTCGTATCAGCCGCAGGCCACTCTACCAGCGTCTTCGAATAAAAGCTCTCCTTCGCATCCGCCGCGAGCTCCGGCTCCGCGCCCCACACCTGCACTCCCGCACCAACCAGCCCAGCCTGCGCCGCCAGCTTCACCGAAGTAGCCGTCCCACTCAGCAGTCCACCCCCACTCACCGGCGAAATCACCAACTCCACTCCCGGCAGTTGCTCCACAATCTCCAACCCGCACGTCGCCTGCCCAGCAATAATCTGCGGCGCATCATACGGCGGAATCATCGCATACCCAAACTTCGCCACCAACTCCTCTGCCTTCATCCGCCTCTCCGACGAAGCCGGCCCCACCTCCACAATCTCCGCGCCCAGCGCCTTCGTCGCCGCCTTCTTCACCTCAGGAGCATTGCCCGGCATCACGATCACAGCCTTAGCACCCAGCGCCCTGGCCGCATAAGCCACACCCTGCGCGTGGTTCCCACTCGAATACGTAATCACCCCACGCTTCAACGCCTCAGGCGACAACTGCGCCACCATGTTGTAAGCGCCGCGCAACTTAAAACTCCCAATCGGCTGCTCACTCTCGGCCTTGATGTAGAGATCAAAATCCGGCTCCGCTAACTTCTCCATCCGCAGCCGAGCCCGCTCCACGCGATACAGCGGAGTCCTCACCGCAACCCCGGCAATCCGCTCCTTCGCCGCCCGAATCTCATCCAACGTCACAAACTCACTCATCGACTACATCTCCTCAGCACGCCTGCTGCAGAGATAATAGTATCCGTCGGATCACGTAGAAGTCAGGGCAGACCGTCTAACAAAAATCGAGGTTCTTAAAACACCCTTCCCAACCCGAAGAACCACTTACGATGCCCACTGTCACCGATGCTTGCCCCTCCATAAAACGGACCGAGCAGAGTCTTCACCACCACCGCGACTGAGCCATCGTATGGCAAACTCGGCGTTCCCGACGCTGCTCCATACACCTTCCCAATCTCATAAAACCCGGTCGCGTAAATAGAATCCCCAATCACCGGATTCAACTTCACAAGCCGGTACAGATACCCCGTCTGAAACAGAAAATAGTCGTTTCCCAATAACTCCCCGCGGCCATACGCGCTCAACCGCAGCGGCCCACCCAGTGAGAATCCCGCGAGCCCCAGGTTCGTCGCTCCAAAGCTTGTCCCACCCGACGCCACCCCAAAGATGATCCCTTTCTCCCCTACAGGAGTAAAGTGCGCCATCCTCGAATCCCACTGCGAGAACCCACCGGACTCATTTGGTCTCTCCGTCAGATACGTGAATTTGGTA is drawn from Edaphobacter lichenicola and contains these coding sequences:
- a CDS encoding tetratricopeptide repeat protein; this translates as MKRRLILRDSLTFLSLLLVTVVLFLITLFLFRSFVSHRQELAQRWSARGQASINAGHPDQAIVALRTALSYAPGRRDYELLLAQALGDAGHTEESYNYYLGLWETEPGSGIINLSLARLAAKKNDPQTAINYYRASIYGTWEGDGTMRRREVRLELSRYLLAQHNFGSARTELLIAGGNAPDDTTVALTLAPLLEQANAPRDALTYYQKVLAQDPKNQTALEAAARLEYDFGHFEDAHRMMEQAIREHKSDDSNQEPITTSDKEILDNASRILAIAPLKKLPNDERVARILKARDLAKKRLDACNTTLSIASGLPSPLQDLRAKWTSKEATLNRADLLNDPAGQDTTMLLVFDTETQTAKICGAPTGDDALLLLLARTPKALEP
- a CDS encoding threonine ammonia-lyase, whose product is MSEFVTLDEIRAAKERIAGVAVRTPLYRVERARLRMEKLAEPDFDLYIKAESEQPIGSFKLRGAYNMVAQLSPEALKRGVITYSSGNHAQGVAYAARALGAKAVIVMPGNAPEVKKAATKALGAEIVEVGPASSERRMKAEELVAKFGYAMIPPYDAPQIIAGQATCGLEIVEQLPGVELVISPVSGGGLLSGTATSVKLAAQAGLVGAGVQVWGAEPELAADAKESFYSKTLVEWPAADTTRTIGDGLRTQSMGVLNFAHVMKYVDGIATVSEEEILAAMRVMLSVTKLVPEPSGAVTLAAALFHAEELPKVKKVAVILSGGNLEPKLREQLERELAAR
- a CDS encoding chloride channel protein, translated to MQNPFTKAESEPTAPDILKDEMIARIAPGREERIFLLLSIFIGIVSGLLVVSFRMAIEWLSVLLLGSSPNPHQPRLLFIPAAAGLVIALLTRYVFPNVRGSGINQTKAALYIHNGYISFRTVIGKFLLSALAIGSGHSLGPEDPSLQIGAGVASLISRRFGMSKEKLRIFAPIGAAAGLAAAFNAPISAILFVIEEVIGQWSAAVLGSIVLSAISSVVVARSFWGAQPMFRIPVVDLRDSRELLAYAALGVVGGFASLLFAKSLSYLRPKLRSQPPWSQLLQPAAAGLIVGAIGYFGLTQVMGAGYDAIDQAMHSQFTWRMLLILALFKIIATTLSFSSGTPGGMFAPTLFIGAMLGAAVGTFEKIYFPHLTGTTGSYALVGMGVLFAAFLRAPLTSVFMVLEVSGNYSIVLPVILANTIAYLISRVLQPVPILEQFTHQDGLYLPSMEELREESNLHLEDAIRPVTVPILQGGDTIANTIHTLAQFEDSKSIPVFLIQCHDGLWYAARREELESLSSIATPDSQEAQADPNDAPTAPSEITLAEHLGHERTPVLFPDLPLASALPHFQRWPLLPITNRAMRGSLEGAVSLHDVLTRYQKH